Proteins encoded within one genomic window of Candidatus Schekmanbacteria bacterium:
- a CDS encoding isoprenylcysteine carboxylmethyltransferase family protein, producing MKQRRIIPPVYFLISLLLMFLLHYLFPIADIIPRPYNYSGIVFIIVGIIFGATPPRLFIKAKTTLHPFEEPEQLVTEGVYRYSRNPMYLALALVLIGTSLLQGCLSSFFIIPFFVWTITNRFIINEEKKLERRFGGDYLRYKQKVRRWI from the coding sequence ATGAAACAAAGAAGAATTATTCCACCGGTATATTTTTTGATTTCACTTTTATTGATGTTCCTTTTGCACTATCTTTTCCCCATTGCAGACATAATTCCCAGACCATATAATTATTCAGGGATTGTTTTTATAATTGTTGGAATTATTTTTGGTGCAACACCTCCGCGGCTTTTTATTAAAGCCAAAACAACACTCCATCCATTTGAGGAGCCGGAGCAATTGGTAACAGAGGGAGTTTACAGATACAGCCGCAATCCTATGTATTTGGCACTTGCACTTGTCCTTATTGGGACATCTCTCCTGCAGGGTTGTTTATCTTCTTTTTTCATTATTCCTTTTTTTGTATGGACAATTACGAACCGGTTTATAATCAATGAAGAGAAAAAACTGGAAAGAAGGTTTGGGGGAGATTATCTGAGGTACAAACAAAAAGTGCGAAGATGGATATGA